In the Anaerolineae bacterium genome, GGCCAGCGTCCGGCCCCGGTAACGGTAATCCGTGCCATGCAGGACACAAGCCAGCTGGATCATAGCCTCCATGCCCCACACATCCACGCCGAAGCGCCGCCCCAGCTCGGCAATGGGCACCATGCTGTAAGGCACATCCTCGAAGATGTAACGGTGGCGCAACGAGCGCGGGGCGGTGATGCCCTTATAGCCGGGGTTATCGTGGATGGCCTCGTAGAGGTCCTCACCATGGGCGGAGTAGGCGCGGGCCAGCCATTCCTGGGCGGTCTGCGCCCGGACGCCCATCGCCGTAGCCACGGTCACGCGCTCGCGGTCAAGCCGTTCCAGCAGGCGGGCGGTTGAGGGCGTCACGCCGTCGATATAGAACTCAAATTCGCCGCCGGTAGCTTCGATCCAGCCGGCATTGAGCAGGGTCAGGGCGGGGTGGAAGATCGCGCCCATGTTGTTCAGGCTGGTATAGAGCACGTTCGGCGCGGCGATGAAGCTGGGGTAAATCTCCTGGACGAGATCGAGCACCTGGGCGGTCCGCGTGGCAGGCAGGGCAGCCAGCGGTACGGCATCCTTGCGGCGGAAGATACGCGCCTCCGCCGGCCCCATGCTGCGGCTGGTGAAGATGAAGGTCTCCGCCTCGGCAATGGTCACGTCAGCGGTGCAATTCTGCTCGGCCAGCACCTGGCGGAACTCCAGGGCGCCGCCGGTGCGCCCCGGGTTGAGCACCACGATCTGGCCGTCCTGCAGGTGTGCGGCGCAGGCCAGAGCCACATCGCGGTGGGCCGAGGCCGGGACGACAACCATGATCAGCTGCGATCCAGCCAGTGCCTGGGCCATATCGCTGGTGACGCGGTACAGGTGGCCGAAGACCTGGCGGCCATCTTCCAGGTCAACCGTGATCCCGCCGCGGGCGTCGATGGCAGCGATGTTCTCGTAGCTGCGGTTGTACAGGCAAACGCGGTAGCCGCGCACGGCCAGGTCGGCGGCCATCGCTTTACCGCCGTGCCCGGCCCCGATGATCGTGATCTGCAGTTCCTGCGGGTACTGTTGATCGGCCATGCTCGCTCCCTGGAAACAAACGGGCGAGGGTTGTCTGTTCGGCAAGCTCCTCGCCCGTGGGCGCTGTGCTATAGACTTATTATACCCGCTGATGGGCCGTTCCTAGATATTAAAGCGGACTGTAATAATGTCACCATCCTGAACGACGTAGGTCTTGCCTTCCAGCCGCTGCTTGCCCGCTGCCTTAACTGCCTTCATGTCACCCAGCGCACGCAGGTCGGCAAAGGCTGTGACCTCCGCCCGGATGAAGCCGCGGGCCAGATCGGTATGGATGACACCCGCCGCCTCCACCGCTGTCGCCCCGACCGGCACACTCCAGGCCCGCACCTCGTCCTCACCAACGGTGAAGAAGGATTGAATGCCCAGCAACTGGTAGCTCAGGCGGATCACGCGGGAAGCGCTCGGTTCGGCGATGCCATATTCTGCCAGGAACAGGGCGCGGTCGTCCGGCTCAAGCTGGGCGATCTCGGCCTCAACCCTTCCCTGCAGGCTGATCATGTGGGCTGGATCGTGGGCGTCGTCGTGCAACAACTCAGCAGGTGGGATGACTGTATCCCCGCAGTTAAAGAGGAGCAGCATCGGCTTGAGCGTCAGCAAGCCGTAGCCGCTGATCAGCCTGATCTCATCGGCGGTCAGCGCCAGCTCGCGCAGGGGGCGTTCTGCCTCCAGGTGGGCGTGCAGGCGCTCCATCAGGGCCGTCTCAAGCTCGTTCTGACGGCGTGTATCCGGTTTCTTGTTCCACTCGTCCTTCAGGCGTTCCAGCCGCCGCTCCACCGTGATCAGGTCCAGCAGCAGGAACTCGCCATCCAGGATGGCCACATCGCGGGCGGGATCGATGCTCCCCTGCGGGTGTGGTACGCTGTCATCGGCGAAGACCCGCACCACATGTACGAAGCCATCAACCTGGGCCAGCTCGTTGCGCAGCGGGCCGCTCAGCCCGCCTTCGCCCAGCCCGGCCTCCAGCCCGCCGATGTCCTTGTAAGTCACGGTAGCATAGGTGGTCTTCTTGGGCCGGTAAAGGGCGCTGAGGAAGTCCACTCGCTCGTCGGGCACGGGCACGACGGCGGTATGGACTTCCATCTGGCCGGAACCGCTGAAGCCAGTCGGCAGATTCTGGCCAGTCAGGGCGTTAAAGATGGTTGTTTTGCCGCTTTGCGGCAGGCCGATAATGCCTAAGCGCATCGGTAGTTCCTCCAGCCCTGGGCCTGAGGGCGCCAGGCGGGCTGAGCTAGGTCCGAATCTGGAAGGGGATGATTGTCACCGCCACGTTTTCCATCTGGCTGAGCGTCAGGTTGAAGATCAGGGCGCTGTTCTGATGCAACGCCTGCTCCCAGAAGTTAGGCATGGCCAGGTGGCCCATCACCACATGGATGAAGCCCTCCGGGTCCTTCTGCCGGATTTGCTGCACATACTGCGCGATCGGGTCGGAAAGCAGGCGGTAGGGCGAATCCAGCACAACCAGCTCGCCCTCTCCGATGCGCTCCTCCCACTTCTTGCGGACGATGCGCGTCTTTTCCGGGTTGACCGAAACATGCAGGGCCGTCCAGGGATGGCCGAGCGACTTGGCGAAGTTGACCAGCCGGGTGGTCTCGTTGTGCACATCGTCAATCAGGACGATCGTTTGCACGGGGCGTTCACGGATGTCGGGCCGGACACCTTCCATGCTGAGTGCCCTGGCCACCCGCTGGTAATGCTTGTGGATGCGGAAGAAGATCAGGACCAGCAGCGGGATGAGCACGATCACAAACCACGCCCCGCTGGTGAACTTGGTGATGGCAAAGATCATCATCACGATGAAGGTCGCCACCGCGCCGATGGCGCTGATGACCATCTTCTTGGCCCAGTGGGGGTCGTATTCCAGAGTGGTTTCCAGACCCTGCGCCTTTTCGCCCGGCTTGAGGTGGCCCATCTTCCACAGGTGCTTGACCATGCCGCTCTGCGAGATGGTGAAGCTGAGGAAGACGCCGATGGCGTACAGTGGGATCAGGGCGGTGGTATTGGCCCGCATCAAAATCACCAGCATAGAGGCCAGCAGGGCCAGGATAACGATACCCCAGGAGAAGACCAGACGGCCACCGCGGTAAGTGAGCTGGCGCGGCAGGAAGCCATCGCTGGCGGCCAGGGCGGCCAGGCGTGGGAAGTCAGCGAAGCTGGTATTGGCTGCCATCAACAGGATCAGCGATGTCCCGGCCAGTGTCAGCAGGTACAGGATGTTATCTGCCCCGTGAATGGTGCGGGCGATCTGCGAGATCACCGTCTCGGTATGGCTGGGCATGGCGTGGATTTGCTGGGCCATGACGGTGATGCCCAGGAAGAGCGTGATCAGGATGCCGCTCATCCACAGCAGGGTGACCGCCGCGTTATGGCTGCGCGGTTCCTTGAAGGCTGTGATGCCGTTGGAGATAGCCTCGATGCCGGTCAGCGCGGCACTACCGCTGGAGAACGCCCGCAGGATCAGGAAGAGCGTCACCGGCTGCAGCACATCATGTTGAATCACCTCCACGCCGGTTACGGTAGGCAGCGTGCCGGTGAGGACCCGGATAAACCCGATGCCCAGCGTCAGGAACATCATCGCCAGGAAGAAGTAGGTCGGCACAGCGAAGATGCGGCCGCTCTCCTTCACCCCGCGCAGGTTGATGATCATCATCATCATGATGAATCCGACGGCCAGTTCCACCCGGTAGGGCAGCAGCGCCGGGAAGCCCGACGTGATCTGGGCCACGCCAGAGGAGATACTCACGGCGACGGTCAGGATGTAATCGGTCAGCAGCGCTGCCCCGGCCACCTGGGCCGCGACCTCGCCGAAGTTGTCGCGGGCGACGATATAGGCTCCGCCGCCGTTGGGATAGGTGTAGATCGTCTGGCGGTAGGAGATGGTCACGATAATCAGCAAGACCGCGATGGCTATCGCAATGGGCACTGACAGGCTCAGCACGGCGGCGCTGACGCCGGCCATGCTCAGGATAATCAGGATTTCTTCAGTGGCGTAAGCGGTGGATGAGATCGCGTCTGACGCGAAGACAGCCAACCCGATTGGCTTGTTGACCGCCTGGTGTGGCAGCTCCTTGGTCTGCAACGGTTGTCCGAGGAGCAGTCGGCGAAGTGAGAAGTGGTTGACTCTGGCGTTTGCGGTTTGCATGTTAACTTGCCCCCTGTGCGCCCCCGTGCCCGCGATCGGGCTGCATGAGCGGCTGCACACAAAGGACGTGGGCAGTATCCTTGACTAAGACTGCTGGCTGACGAATCGGGGAAATGCTCCTGAATGGCTTTGCCCCCTGATCGCTGCGCGCCAGACGTTCTGCTCACCCTGCGCTCTTCAACGCCAGGCCTGCACCAGGCCCGGAGCTATCTGAGTCACGACAACGCAGCAGGGCCGCTGAGCGGATAACCGATCGGCCCTGTGGGGTTGAAGTGGACTGGCAGCCAGGCTGCCAGAGCCGCAGAGGCCAGATGCCCAGCCCCGCACAGCGGCAACGTATTATAGTCCTCCCTGGCCGGCGGGCAAGGGCGATCTGGTGAAATTGCACGACTCGCCGCCCCTTTATCAGCGCCGCCGAGGCCGCCTTGCTCAGGCGGCCCGCGCCAATCAGCGCCATGGCAAGCCCCCGACCTGCCTGATCTTCGGTGGGTGACGCGCCTATTCGCCCTTCTTGCGGCGGGGACGCTTGGCGGCGTCCGGGCCGGGGGCGGCGCTATCGTCAACCGTCATGAACAGCGGCGGCAGGTTGAAGTGCCGGCGGATTTCGTCCTCCAGCTCATCGGTCAGGGCCGGGTTCTCCTTGAGGTATTCCTTGGCGTTCTCGCGCCCCTGGCCCAGCGCCCCTTCATTGTAGCGGAAGAACGCACCGCGCTTTTCCACCAGGCCGATCTCGACGGCGA is a window encoding:
- a CDS encoding NAD(P)-binding domain-containing protein, whose protein sequence is MADQQYPQELQITIIGAGHGGKAMAADLAVRGYRVCLYNRSYENIAAIDARGGITVDLEDGRQVFGHLYRVTSDMAQALAGSQLIMVVVPASAHRDVALACAAHLQDGQIVVLNPGRTGGALEFRQVLAEQNCTADVTIAEAETFIFTSRSMGPAEARIFRRKDAVPLAALPATRTAQVLDLVQEIYPSFIAAPNVLYTSLNNMGAIFHPALTLLNAGWIEATGGEFEFYIDGVTPSTARLLERLDRERVTVATAMGVRAQTAQEWLARAYSAHGEDLYEAIHDNPGYKGITAPRSLRHRYIFEDVPYSMVPIAELGRRFGVDVWGMEAMIQLACVLHGTDYRYRGRTLARMGLEGLSLTEITNLVNTGRAEANHRSSG
- a CDS encoding APC family permease — encoded protein: MQTANARVNHFSLRRLLLGQPLQTKELPHQAVNKPIGLAVFASDAISSTAYATEEILIILSMAGVSAAVLSLSVPIAIAIAVLLIIVTISYRQTIYTYPNGGGAYIVARDNFGEVAAQVAGAALLTDYILTVAVSISSGVAQITSGFPALLPYRVELAVGFIMMMMIINLRGVKESGRIFAVPTYFFLAMMFLTLGIGFIRVLTGTLPTVTGVEVIQHDVLQPVTLFLILRAFSSGSAALTGIEAISNGITAFKEPRSHNAAVTLLWMSGILITLFLGITVMAQQIHAMPSHTETVISQIARTIHGADNILYLLTLAGTSLILLMAANTSFADFPRLAALAASDGFLPRQLTYRGGRLVFSWGIVILALLASMLVILMRANTTALIPLYAIGVFLSFTISQSGMVKHLWKMGHLKPGEKAQGLETTLEYDPHWAKKMVISAIGAVATFIVMMIFAITKFTSGAWFVIVLIPLLVLIFFRIHKHYQRVARALSMEGVRPDIRERPVQTIVLIDDVHNETTRLVNFAKSLGHPWTALHVSVNPEKTRIVRKKWEERIGEGELVVLDSPYRLLSDPIAQYVQQIRQKDPEGFIHVVMGHLAMPNFWEQALHQNSALIFNLTLSQMENVAVTIIPFQIRT
- the ychF gene encoding redox-regulated ATPase YchF gives rise to the protein MRLGIIGLPQSGKTTIFNALTGQNLPTGFSGSGQMEVHTAVVPVPDERVDFLSALYRPKKTTYATVTYKDIGGLEAGLGEGGLSGPLRNELAQVDGFVHVVRVFADDSVPHPQGSIDPARDVAILDGEFLLLDLITVERRLERLKDEWNKKPDTRRQNELETALMERLHAHLEAERPLRELALTADEIRLISGYGLLTLKPMLLLFNCGDTVIPPAELLHDDAHDPAHMISLQGRVEAEIAQLEPDDRALFLAEYGIAEPSASRVIRLSYQLLGIQSFFTVGEDEVRAWSVPVGATAVEAAGVIHTDLARGFIRAEVTAFADLRALGDMKAVKAAGKQRLEGKTYVVQDGDIITVRFNI